A region of the bacterium genome:
AACAGTCACCATGGCAGGGTGGTGGATCACAGGTAAACCTGTAAGCACAAGGCACGGCGAGCCCATGGAGTTTGTCACCTTCGAGGATACCACCGCCACTTTCGAGACCACATTTTTTCCCCGGGCTTATGCCCGCTTTTGCCGGAAGCTGACACGTCACCGACCCTACCTGCTCAGGGGGAAGGTGGAGGAGGAGTTCGGGGTGGCAACGCTGAACGTCCAGTGGGTGGGGGACATAGATAGTGCCGAGGGCGCAGGGCGAAAGAAACCGCCCGACTGAGCGACTGAGCAAGAATTATCGCTGACAGCAGCGTGCACGCAAAATCCTCCCATATTTCAGAACCACTACTTCACTGTACTCATTCTATGGTAATGTTTTGAGATATCAGGGGAGTGGGTAAGATCCATGATCAATAATCCGTTATCAGTAGTCAATTATTAGTGATCGATGAACGAACATCCGCAATTCGTGATTCGGAATAATCTTGATAAAGTCGCAAAAAGTCCAATCCGGGACTTTTCGCTCCACGGAAAGGGAAAAGCGTCGTTTTCCCTTTCCTTACAAATCACTGACTTACAGTGAGAGTCATTGATTTGGGCGCCCCGCGCGGGGCGCATTGATGGACTTTTTGCGAGTCCATCAATCTTTATCACTTAAGCGTCTTATTATCCTAGACCTTGGACCTGAGATGTGAGATTTGAGATTTTCCTTTTGAAAGGGGGTAAACAGTGGAACAGTTTATTGAAAAAGCCATCGAGTGGGCCAGCAGTTCAGGGATCTCGGCCGCCACCGGACTCCTCATCCTTATTTTGGGGGTCTGGGGCGCAAGGTTAGTAAGAGGAGGCACTCGCAAGGTTCTGATCAAGCGGCAAATGGAGCCCACTCTGGTCAAGTTCGGATCCAACTTTCTTTACGGAGCGCTTGTCATATTTGTAGTCACGGCGGCCCTCAGCAACCTGGGGATCCAGACCACCTCCATCATCGCAGTACTGGGCGCCGCTGGCCTGGCTGTTGGGCTCGCTCTTCAAAGTTCCCTGTCCAACTTCGCTGCGGGGATCATGATCCTTATCTTTCATCCGTTTAAGGTCGGAGACTTCATCGACGGGGGCGGAGTGATGGGCACAGTGGAGGAACTGGGAGTGTTCATTTCGCGGCTCAGGACTCCGGACAACAAAGTTATCTTTGTTCCCAACGGCAAACTGGCAGGTGACAACATCACCAACTTCACAAAGAATGAGAACCGGCGTATGGACCTGGTGGTGGGGGTCGGTTACAAGGAGGATGTGCGCAGGGTAAAGAAAGTCCTTGAGGGCATAATCAGTGAGGAAGAACGTTTCCTCACAGATCCGGCGCCCAAGGTGGCGGTGCTGGAACTTGCCGACAGCAGTGTTAACTTCGCCTTTCGTCCGTGGGTGCCGACGAATCTGTACTGGGATGTCTACTTCGACACCATGGAGAAGATCAAGCTGCGCCTGGATGAAGAGGGCATCCAGATCCCGTTTCCGCAGAGGGATGTGCATATTCATCAAGCAACCGAAGTTACCGCCGCCTGATGAAGAATGTAGAATGCAGAATGTAGAACGTAGAACAAAACCCAAAGCTGTTTAAACGCAGAGTGCGCGAAGAGGCGCAGGGAAGTTCTTGGATATAGGGTTTTGGATCAAAAGTACGGGCCCGGCTTTCGCCGGGCCCGTGTTTATACCGTTCACGGTTAACGATTCACTGTTCACCGTTAACTTACTTATTTCCTTTCACTTTCTGAAATCATCCTCCCAGCTTGGTGCTTGATCTCCACGAGGTCCTTCTTCATCTCAGCCAGACCGTACCAGGTCACGTAGTCCGGGTTCATATGGAACGCACCCTGGAACGCCCGCATGCGATGCTCAAGGAACATGACGTACAGCGTCTGCTCGATGGGGGTCATGGCATCGTAGAAGGCCAGCAGGTCCGGGTAGGCAACCTTGCCCTCCTCAGGCCTGAGGATACCCTTTCCGTAAAGGTCAGCCACGATTGTTATTGCCTCGGCCATCAGCTTGTCGGCTTCCTTGATCATCTGATCGGCGCCGCCAAGGTTGGTCAGGGCATATTTTCTGCTGTGACATTTACTGCAGGTGTCCACCATCTTATCCCGTTCAGCCTGCCACTCCTCAGCGGAGAGCCTTGCGACCTTCCCCGCCTTTACCACATCAAGTCTTGCTGTGGGGTTCCCCTCGGGGTCCAGAATGTGGAGTCCCTTTAAGATCGTTGTTCTGTACCCCATCCACTCCTCATCGGGTTCCGGAAGTCTGAGAGCCATGAAGCCCCAGGAGGTCATGACCCTGTGATCGCCGTCCTGCATGTGACATGTCTGGCACTTGGGAGCACGCGCCGATCCATCTCCTTCTGTCAGGTTAATAACCCCGTGTTTTGAGGAGGACCACATTTCCCACTGCGGGTGATCGAACCCCATGTGACAGGTCCGACACGCTTCCGGCTTTAGTGCCTCGGCTTTTGAGAACTTGTGACGTGTGTGGCACGAATCGCACGGGGATCCGTACCTGTAATCGGCTCGAGTAGCTTCATCCCTGACACCAACCTTGTGACAGCCTCCACACCCTTTGAGCCCCTGGATGTAAACGTGAGGCTGGAAACCGGTCTTAGGCATGGCATCCATTGCGATCCAGGCCAGACTGTGTTTCCCGTCCATGTACTGGGCCAGTTTTTCATCGTGGCACTCGCCGCAGGTCTGTTCGGTGGGGAGCTGTACATTTGCCACATCGGATTCGGACATGTGACCCTCACCATGGCAGTTGGAGCAATCGAGGCCGGACTTACCCATCTCGCCGCTGAGAAAATCCTTCACAATGTTAGGAGTAATCTTTTCATGGCAATCCATACAGGCACTGGCCGCCGAAGCGACCAGGGGAAGCGCTACGAGGAGCGCTACTGTGCCCAGGATCACAAACATGGAACGCCGGATCTTCATTCACTATCTCCTTTCAGGTGTGCCGGTCCGAAATGCCGGCAATGTGCAGTTGGAAGTTAACAGCTTACAATTAAGTCATTGATATTTCCCAACATCAAAACCCCGACCCTCATTTTGGCCTGGCGATCAGAAACGGTAATGCAAAAATGGATGGGTAGTGGATCGGATAAACCAGGATGATGGCTCCCAGGTTATCTCTTACGATTACTGTTGACTGCCAAGCTTAAACTGTTCACTTTTCCAAACCTTGACATAAGTCAATAAAACTTGTTTCACTCGCTGCGAAATCCAATGAGCTCCATAATGGAACCACACATTAAGGAAGTATAGCAGACATGAAGCAAGGAACACTTAAAGCCGACATTCTACTCCTCATCACGGCCGCCATCTGGGGTTTTGCCTTCGTGGCCCAGAGGGTGGGGATGGAACATATCGGTCCCTTTCTGTTTAACGGAATACGGTTTGCTCTCGGCAGCCTGTCCCTCCTTCCACTGATCTACTTTGGCCTGGGCAACGGAAAATCCCGATCAGCGCCCCCTGTTTCCATCAGGACCAGGACCAAGATCGTGGGATCAGTTCTCTCGGGTCTGGTACTCTTTGGCGGCGCGTCTCTTCAGCAGATGGGGATCGTCTACACCTCAGCCGGAAAAGCCGGATTCATCACCGGGCTTTATGTCATCCTCGTTCCTATCATCGGGCTGAGGTTGAGGCGAAAAGCCTCAACCGGAACATGGATCGGAGCCATTCTGGCTGCTGCAGGCCTTTATCTTCTGAGCGTCACCGAGCAGTTCACCATCGCCAAAGGGGATTTCCTGGTCCTTTTGAGCGCTTTCATGTGGGCCGCTCACGTCCTCTGGATCAGCTGGCTTTCCCCTCGTATGAACCCGATCATTCTGGCTTCATCACAGTTCGCCATCTGCTCTGTTTTCAGCTTCCTTACCGCCTACGCACTGGAACCGATCGTGCTAAGTTCCATCCTCGCTGCGACAGTCCCCATTTTTTACGGTGGACTTTGCTCCGTAGGGATCGCCTACACCCTCCAGGTGGTGGCCCAGAGGGACGCTCACCCGGCCCACGCCTCCATCCTCCTGAGCATGGAGGGGGCTTTCGCTGTCCTCGGTGGCTGGCTGATGCTCAATGAAAGTCTATCTGCAAGAGGTCTAACCGGATGCGCTTTGATGCTTTCCGGGATGCTGCTATCCCAATTATGGGAACACACACGGATCTTGAAGTAAACCAGGACGCGGAGACGCGAGAAAGAGCGGAATCTAAGTATCCAGGTGTCGAGGTATCGAGGTAAAACCTTCATTCCTTAGTCATTCCGGCATCAAATAGTCCCATTCCTTACTCTTCTTCCCCTTTGAGGGGGGAAGACCAGATGGGGGTGAAAAGATCCATCCGGAATCCAGTCGTATTTTTATAAAGAACTATCAGAGCTTTCACCACAGGGTTCACAGGGTGACACAGGGTTAAACCATTGATATGGAGAGACAACGGTTTCTATAGAAGCGTTTAAAGCTTCAAGGGAGAGTTAACACTTGTTTCGGTTTTGGAGGGACACGTTGACTTGGCGGGCAGTGCTGAACTTTTTCTTCTACTTCTACTTCTACAAGAATATCACAGCAAGGGCTATGGGGATGGCGACGCCGATGCCGGTGAGCCAGGCGCCGCGCCCCGTTATCCCTTTCCTGCCTGTCAGAACAAAAAGGCCGGTAAGGGAGAGCAGACCGAAAGCCACGGCATAGATATCAGCCATCCAGGTCCAGAGTTTTCCCGCCCGGTTAAGGTGCAGGTCGTTCATGCCCTTAAGGATCGGGCGTTCGGCAACCTTTTCATACATCGCCGACCCCTCTTTAAGATCCACCTCCACTACGCTGCCGGCAACAAAGATATGCAAGGAATCGGAATCGGGCTGAAAAACAGCGTCATAGGGCCTGGATTCTCCAATGTTATCCAGGACGGCCTGCACCCCAGGTGGAGTCAAGGCATTGGCTGCAACCTCCGGAGGAAGTTTGAACTGCTCCTGTACTATCTTGTAGTTGGAGTTGAATCCGTGGATGTGGTTCAAGAGCACCCCGGATATGAGGATTAAAAGCATTGTTACCAATCCTCAATTCTCAATCCTTAATCCGGAATTGGTTATTGAATCACTGCACCGGTGGCGTAGCTCTGGTACAAAACAGTGGGGCCTGTAACGGTGGAGGGGTCGAATTTTATGCCGCTTTCCTGCGCCTGGTGCCTGGCAAATTCAAAGGCCTGCTCTTTGGTCATCCGGATCTCCTGGACCTTGCCCTGTACAGCGGCCTTCTGACCTCTGGCCGTAATGGGAAATACTATTTCACCATCTGCGACCTTGATCCTGAGGGTCTCAAAAGCACGATCGCTGGCAAT
Encoded here:
- a CDS encoding PepSY-associated TM helix domain-containing protein codes for the protein MLLILISGVLLNHIHGFNSNYKIVQEQFKLPPEVAANALTPPGVQAVLDNIGESRPYDAVFQPDSDSLHIFVAGSVVEVDLKEGSAMYEKVAERPILKGMNDLHLNRAGKLWTWMADIYAVAFGLLSLTGLFVLTGRKGITGRGAWLTGIGVAIPIALAVIFL
- a CDS encoding DMT family transporter, coding for MKQGTLKADILLLITAAIWGFAFVAQRVGMEHIGPFLFNGIRFALGSLSLLPLIYFGLGNGKSRSAPPVSIRTRTKIVGSVLSGLVLFGGASLQQMGIVYTSAGKAGFITGLYVILVPIIGLRLRRKASTGTWIGAILAAAGLYLLSVTEQFTIAKGDFLVLLSAFMWAAHVLWISWLSPRMNPIILASSQFAICSVFSFLTAYALEPIVLSSILAATVPIFYGGLCSVGIAYTLQVVAQRDAHPAHASILLSMEGAFAVLGGWLMLNESLSARGLTGCALMLSGMLLSQLWEHTRILK
- a CDS encoding mechanosensitive ion channel, which translates into the protein MEQFIEKAIEWASSSGISAATGLLILILGVWGARLVRGGTRKVLIKRQMEPTLVKFGSNFLYGALVIFVVTAALSNLGIQTTSIIAVLGAAGLAVGLALQSSLSNFAAGIMILIFHPFKVGDFIDGGGVMGTVEELGVFISRLRTPDNKVIFVPNGKLAGDNITNFTKNENRRMDLVVGVGYKEDVRRVKKVLEGIISEEERFLTDPAPKVAVLELADSSVNFAFRPWVPTNLYWDVYFDTMEKIKLRLDEEGIQIPFPQRDVHIHQATEVTAA
- a CDS encoding DUF4920 domain-containing protein; this encodes MSFDRERFIPFIIMGIVAALALIPVILYAQEAVYGQAPDIKDTTLISAIYDTPASYVGKTIKVEGLIVDVCSRRGCWMSIASDRAFETLRIKVADGEIVFPITARGQKAAVQGKVQEIRMTKEQAFEFARHQAQESGIKFDPSTVTGPTVLYQSYATGAVIQ
- a CDS encoding multiheme c-type cytochrome, with protein sequence MKIRRSMFVILGTVALLVALPLVASAASACMDCHEKITPNIVKDFLSGEMGKSGLDCSNCHGEGHMSESDVANVQLPTEQTCGECHDEKLAQYMDGKHSLAWIAMDAMPKTGFQPHVYIQGLKGCGGCHKVGVRDEATRADYRYGSPCDSCHTRHKFSKAEALKPEACRTCHMGFDHPQWEMWSSSKHGVINLTEGDGSARAPKCQTCHMQDGDHRVMTSWGFMALRLPEPDEEWMGYRTTILKGLHILDPEGNPTARLDVVKAGKVARLSAEEWQAERDKMVDTCSKCHSRKYALTNLGGADQMIKEADKLMAEAITIVADLYGKGILRPEEGKVAYPDLLAFYDAMTPIEQTLYVMFLEHRMRAFQGAFHMNPDYVTWYGLAEMKKDLVEIKHQAGRMISESERK